Proteins from a genomic interval of Deltaproteobacteria bacterium:
- a CDS encoding MltA domain-containing protein, which produces MQVQGSGVIRYPDGSHVRLGYAGGNGHPYVSIGKVLIEEGLLEREEMSMGAIRSYFDSHPEEIDRILSQNPSYVFFRVVEGGPFGNIAVELTSGRSIATDARLFPKGAFAYIRSQKPVLGSGKAPEQWVEYGRFVCNQDTGGAIRGPGRVDVF; this is translated from the coding sequence ATGCAGGTACAGGGCTCGGGCGTGATCCGTTATCCGGACGGCTCCCATGTTCGTTTGGGCTACGCCGGCGGGAACGGTCATCCGTACGTCAGCATCGGCAAGGTTCTCATCGAAGAAGGGCTCCTGGAGCGAGAAGAGATGTCCATGGGCGCCATCCGTTCTTACTTTGATTCGCATCCCGAGGAAATCGATCGTATATTGTCACAGAACCCGAGCTACGTATTTTTCCGTGTCGTCGAAGGCGGCCCCTTCGGCAACATCGCCGTTGAGCTCACCTCGGGCCGTTCCATAGCCACGGATGCAAGACTGTTTCCAAAAGGCGCTTTTGCATATATACGATCTCAGAAGCCGGTCCTGGGATCCGGGAAGGCTCCGGAGCAGTGGGTCGAGTATGGACGCTTTGTGTGTAACCAGGACACAGGTGGAGCCATCAGGGGGCCCGGCCGGGTGGACGTGTTTTGA
- a CDS encoding molybdopterin biosynthesis protein: MKRKIYLKMKSLVEARELWLNRFAGRNLLGEEEISVLEGLGRITSHPVFAGISSPPFHAAAMDGVAVHAERTYGAQERTPKKLKLNRDAFWINTGQPIPEGANSVIMVEKLLELADGFIEIHTAAYPWENVRKVGEDVVATELLFPRNHRIRPYDLGALLAADVDRILVWKRPRVTIIPTGNELLGPVGERTESVGVQGRIPESNSVILSAMVTESGGIPRIEGIVRDVYEDLHEAVRTAVESDAHMVIVNAGSSAGSEDYTYHVLEALGEVLVHGVAMMPGKPTILAEVSGKPVIGNPGYSVSATLSFDQFAAPLLYALQGIPEKTRKRVRVHLSRAVPSKLGVEEFLRVNLGRVNDRIVATPLPRGAGSITTLTRAEGIVRLSEFSEGLPRDAEAEAELLVEDAVLDRTLVVIGSHDMSIDVLGDLMKRDPRGFRLSSANVGSLGGLLALRNGCAHAAGSHLLEEDTGEYNRSYVKKYLPGMKVSLFHLVRREQGLILRKGNPKGIRGLEDLAREDVTFMNRQAGSGTRILLDFRLKQQGIDPTAIHGYDREEYTHMAVAVDVKSGVSDVGLGIFAAARALDLDFIPVVQEQYDLVIPSPFLEDERVRMLLDTAATEPFRERMMSLGGYDPGMSGEFWTEIGP; encoded by the coding sequence ATGAAACGCAAAATCTATCTGAAAATGAAGTCCCTTGTTGAAGCGCGTGAATTGTGGTTGAATCGCTTTGCAGGCAGGAACCTGCTGGGCGAGGAGGAGATTTCCGTATTGGAGGGGCTCGGGAGGATCACTTCCCATCCGGTGTTTGCCGGGATTTCTTCCCCGCCTTTTCATGCCGCGGCCATGGACGGTGTGGCCGTGCACGCGGAACGGACTTACGGCGCCCAGGAGCGCACTCCCAAGAAATTGAAACTGAACCGGGACGCGTTCTGGATCAATACCGGTCAGCCGATTCCTGAAGGCGCCAACTCCGTGATCATGGTGGAAAAGCTCCTGGAACTCGCGGATGGATTCATCGAGATCCATACGGCGGCTTACCCCTGGGAGAACGTACGCAAGGTCGGCGAGGACGTGGTGGCCACGGAACTGCTGTTTCCCAGGAATCACCGGATCCGCCCCTACGATCTGGGCGCTCTGTTGGCGGCCGACGTCGATCGGATTCTCGTTTGGAAGCGTCCCCGGGTGACGATCATTCCTACGGGGAATGAACTGCTGGGCCCTGTCGGTGAGAGAACGGAGAGCGTCGGAGTTCAAGGGCGAATTCCCGAATCCAACTCAGTGATTCTCTCGGCCATGGTCACGGAATCCGGCGGCATTCCTCGAATCGAGGGCATCGTGCGTGACGTGTACGAAGACCTCCACGAGGCCGTTCGGACGGCCGTGGAGTCGGATGCCCATATGGTGATCGTCAACGCGGGATCTTCGGCGGGAAGCGAAGACTACACGTATCACGTTCTGGAGGCGTTGGGGGAGGTGCTGGTGCACGGCGTGGCCATGATGCCCGGAAAACCCACCATTCTGGCCGAGGTGTCCGGTAAGCCGGTTATCGGTAATCCGGGATACTCCGTGTCGGCGACCCTTTCCTTCGATCAATTCGCCGCGCCGCTCTTGTACGCCTTGCAGGGAATCCCTGAGAAGACCCGGAAACGGGTGCGCGTACATCTATCCAGGGCGGTCCCATCGAAACTGGGAGTAGAGGAGTTTCTGCGGGTGAACCTGGGCAGGGTGAATGACCGCATCGTCGCCACGCCGTTACCCAGGGGCGCGGGCTCGATCACAACGTTGACTCGGGCCGAGGGTATCGTCCGGCTTTCAGAATTTTCGGAAGGTCTTCCGCGTGACGCTGAGGCCGAAGCCGAGCTGCTGGTGGAAGACGCAGTGCTCGATCGGACCCTGGTGGTGATCGGCAGCCACGACATGAGTATAGACGTTCTGGGAGACCTCATGAAACGGGACCCCAGGGGATTCCGCCTCAGTTCAGCCAATGTCGGAAGCCTCGGAGGACTGCTCGCACTCCGGAACGGCTGCGCCCACGCGGCCGGTTCCCACCTCCTCGAGGAGGACACCGGCGAGTATAATCGTTCTTACGTAAAGAAGTACCTCCCGGGCATGAAGGTTTCGTTGTTTCATCTAGTGCGGCGGGAGCAGGGGCTCATCCTTCGAAAAGGCAACCCCAAGGGCATCCGGGGGCTGGAAGATCTGGCCAGAGAGGACGTCACCTTCATGAACCGTCAGGCGGGATCCGGCACTCGGATTCTCCTGGATTTCCGCCTGAAACAGCAGGGGATCGATCCGACGGCCATTCACGGATACGACAGGGAAGAATACACTCACATGGCTGTAGCCGTGGACGTAAAGAGTGGTGTTTCAGATGTGGGACTGGGAATTTTTGCAGCGGCCCGTGCGCTGGATCTGGATTTTATCCCCGTGGTGCAAGAGCAGTACGATCTGGTTATTCCTTCTCCTTTCCTGGAAGACGAACGGGTTCGAATGCTGCTCGATACGGCGGCGACGGAGCCATTTCGGGAGCGCATGATGTCCCTGGGTGGGTACGATCCGGGAATGAGCGGGGAATTCTGGACGGAGATCGGCCCGTGA
- a CDS encoding phosphatidylglycerophosphatase A, giving the protein MLKDRFHLKPLPAGAGLRRVALLVATLAHVGRFPFASGTAATIVWGIPTFLMLGWISRPTYTVVVCVAFLLALWASHTSEKLLAEKDSPLIVVDEWVGYLVAVAFLPWSFETALFGLILFRIFDIFKVYPASWIDANLSGGLGVVLDDVLAGCYANLTLRLLAWLLPQWIQL; this is encoded by the coding sequence ATGTTGAAAGATCGCTTTCATCTGAAGCCGCTTCCCGCCGGCGCCGGCTTGCGTCGTGTTGCGTTGTTGGTGGCTACTTTGGCGCACGTCGGGCGTTTTCCTTTCGCCTCGGGGACAGCCGCCACCATCGTTTGGGGGATACCGACCTTTTTGATGCTAGGTTGGATTTCCCGGCCAACGTACACCGTGGTGGTTTGTGTGGCTTTTCTTTTGGCCCTGTGGGCCTCCCACACGTCGGAAAAGCTGCTGGCTGAAAAAGACAGCCCTCTGATCGTAGTGGACGAGTGGGTGGGATATCTGGTGGCCGTGGCGTTTCTACCGTGGTCCTTCGAGACCGCCTTGTTCGGCCTGATCCTTTTCCGTATATTCGATATTTTTAAGGTGTATCCGGCATCCTGGATCGACGCTAACCTGAGCGGCGGACTGGGCGTCGTGCTGGACGACGTGCTGGCCGGTTGCTACGCCAACCTCACCCTTCGGCTTCTGGCATGGCTTCTGCCTCAGTGGATCCAACTTTAG
- a CDS encoding alkene reductase, protein MVETANTGALLNPFDLYGLRLKNRVVMSPLTRGRAGVERLPNALMAEYYCQRASAGMIDSEATVVSKQGIGWLNSPGIYSDEQAEGWKKVVDAVHAKGTVMFLQLWHCGRASHSSFHEHGELPVAPSAVRLEGDTIRTPTGKHTHETPRALETEEVPLVVEDYRSAAERAKAAGFDGVEIHAANGYLIDEFLQSKTNHRTDRYGGSIENRYRFLDEIVNAILTVWPSNRVGVHVSPNGSFNDMGSPDFRETFLYVAAQLNRYKPAYLHVVDGLAFGFHKLGPAMTLPEFRKVFGGPLIGNCGYAQETAEAAIRSGQADLISFGRPFISNPDLVERFANGWPLNPPADPKIYYSFDEIGYTDFPRYEASGLAS, encoded by the coding sequence ATGGTTGAGACCGCAAATACCGGCGCGCTGCTGAATCCGTTCGACTTGTACGGACTTCGATTAAAAAACAGGGTTGTCATGTCCCCCCTGACGCGAGGGCGGGCCGGCGTGGAGCGTCTTCCCAATGCATTGATGGCCGAATACTATTGCCAGCGGGCTTCCGCGGGCATGATCGACTCGGAAGCCACGGTGGTGTCAAAGCAAGGCATCGGGTGGCTGAACAGTCCGGGCATCTATTCCGACGAGCAGGCGGAAGGCTGGAAGAAAGTCGTCGATGCGGTTCACGCCAAGGGAACCGTCATGTTCCTCCAGCTCTGGCACTGTGGAAGAGCCTCCCACAGCAGTTTTCATGAGCATGGGGAACTCCCGGTGGCTCCTTCGGCCGTCAGACTGGAGGGAGACACCATCCGTACACCCACGGGCAAACATACGCATGAAACGCCACGGGCGTTAGAAACGGAAGAAGTACCCCTGGTTGTCGAAGACTATCGGAGCGCCGCCGAACGGGCCAAAGCCGCCGGATTCGACGGTGTGGAGATACACGCGGCCAATGGATACCTCATTGACGAGTTCCTGCAATCCAAGACCAATCATCGCACCGATCGCTATGGGGGGAGTATCGAGAACCGGTACCGCTTCCTGGACGAGATCGTGAACGCCATACTCACGGTCTGGCCTTCGAATCGGGTAGGTGTGCATGTATCGCCCAACGGCAGTTTCAACGATATGGGCTCACCGGATTTTCGTGAGACCTTTCTCTATGTGGCTGCTCAGCTCAACCGATACAAGCCGGCGTACTTGCACGTGGTGGACGGCCTGGCCTTCGGCTTTCACAAACTCGGACCCGCGATGACCTTGCCCGAATTCCGGAAGGTGTTCGGAGGTCCGCTCATCGGGAATTGCGGGTACGCGCAGGAGACCGCGGAGGCCGCAATTCGGAGCGGTCAGGCCGATCTCATCTCCTTTGGCCGTCCGTTTATCAGCAATCCCGATCTCGTGGAACGCTTTGCCAACGGTTGGCCGTTGAATCCGCCGGCGGATCCGAAAATCTATTACTCATTTGATGAAATCGGGTATACGGATTTTCCCCGCTACGAGGCTTCCGGCCTCGCCTCATAA
- a CDS encoding tetratricopeptide repeat protein, giving the protein MSYFDQAIRENPEFGAAYHDRGVAYQKMGEMEKAIRDFDEAIRISDQNVSAYYNRGVCYTITRVYKRAIADFQKVIELAPEDPRAYNNLAWIYAVSNVKKFRNPELAVENARKAVELTKGGYAAYVDTLAESYYAAGDIENAQVWAEKAISLEPQNKTYKDHLERFRKPPEQ; this is encoded by the coding sequence GTGAGCTATTTCGATCAGGCCATCCGGGAGAACCCGGAATTTGGAGCCGCTTACCACGACCGGGGTGTCGCCTATCAGAAAATGGGCGAAATGGAGAAGGCAATCCGGGATTTTGATGAGGCCATTCGGATCAGCGATCAAAACGTGAGCGCCTATTATAACCGAGGCGTCTGCTATACCATCACACGTGTGTATAAGCGCGCCATAGCGGATTTTCAAAAGGTCATCGAGCTCGCGCCGGAGGATCCTCGAGCCTACAACAACCTGGCATGGATCTACGCGGTTTCGAACGTCAAGAAATTCAGAAACCCGGAATTGGCCGTCGAGAACGCCCGGAAAGCCGTCGAGCTGACGAAGGGGGGTTACGCCGCTTACGTGGACACATTGGCCGAGTCGTATTACGCTGCGGGAGACATCGAAAATGCCCAGGTGTGGGCGGAGAAGGCGATCTCCCTCGAACCGCAAAACAAGACCTACAAGGACCACCTCGAGAGGTTCCGAAAGCCGCCCGAACAGTGA
- a CDS encoding calcium/sodium antiporter yields MSLSLFWIAFFIAGGIALLFYCGNLLVRGAASLAMRKGLSRMTVGLTLVALGTSAPEFFVSLLAGVKGSSEISIGNIMGSNIANIALILGFSAALRPMLVQRRTLRFEMPFVMASSLIFYLFALGGRIARWEGLVLIALLALFLTYCVRTAREKHPHIGMVTLVGNLKTDLFCIVVGLVGLTAGSEMFVRGASSLARMLGVSEYAIGLTVVALGTSLPEFGASIVAIVRKETEISVGNVIGSNIFNILFVLGTVSTIRPLYCPPEALQVDLPMMILTAATAYVFLYSQKNLARWEGVFLMATYAAYLAIIAW; encoded by the coding sequence ATGTCGTTATCGCTTTTTTGGATCGCGTTTTTCATCGCCGGCGGCATAGCACTTCTTTTTTACTGCGGAAACCTGCTGGTCCGGGGTGCGGCCTCACTTGCCATGCGTAAGGGGTTGTCCCGGATGACGGTAGGCTTGACTCTAGTGGCCCTAGGCACCTCCGCTCCGGAGTTCTTCGTGTCGTTGCTCGCCGGTGTGAAAGGAAGCTCCGAGATATCCATTGGGAACATCATGGGGTCCAACATCGCGAATATCGCGCTCATCTTGGGCTTTTCCGCAGCCCTACGCCCGATGCTGGTTCAGAGACGGACCCTGCGATTCGAGATGCCGTTCGTGATGGCTTCCTCGTTGATCTTCTATTTGTTTGCACTGGGCGGACGAATTGCGAGGTGGGAAGGACTCGTTCTGATAGCGCTCCTGGCGTTATTCCTTACCTACTGTGTCCGGACCGCCCGTGAAAAACATCCGCATATCGGAATGGTGACCCTCGTAGGGAACTTGAAAACCGACCTCTTCTGCATCGTCGTTGGGTTGGTGGGGCTCACCGCAGGTTCTGAAATGTTCGTGCGGGGCGCCTCTTCCCTTGCGCGAATGCTGGGCGTTTCGGAATATGCGATCGGACTTACGGTAGTCGCTCTGGGCACGTCTCTTCCCGAATTCGGGGCTTCGATTGTGGCCATTGTCCGCAAAGAAACCGAGATCTCGGTAGGCAATGTCATCGGGTCCAACATTTTCAACATCCTGTTCGTGCTCGGCACGGTTTCAACCATCCGTCCGCTTTACTGCCCTCCTGAAGCGCTTCAGGTGGATTTACCCATGATGATCCTCACCGCGGCCACGGCCTACGTGTTCCTGTATTCGCAGAAGAACCTGGCTCGGTGGGAAGGCGTCTTCCTGATGGCAACGTACGCAGCCTATCTGGCGATTATCGCGTGGTAA
- a CDS encoding molybdopterin molybdotransferase MoeA encodes MELFFNVVSTEKVLEIVQSFGPLEPETIVLDDALDRVLAEPVTSPEDLPPFPRSTVDGYAVRARDTFGGSEQMPALLHIAGDIGMAEEAEFELGPGEAARIPTGGMLPRGADAVVMAEYSHALDGQTIEISKSLTPWENVIQPGEDVALGQTVIGKGAVLRAQELGLLAGLGIRNVPVFRRPRVAILSTGDELVSPGETPGAGQVRDINSVTLAALSRQAGALVFDLGLVRDDFEALKCKTTEGLESADMLLISGGSSVGARDFTLSVFRSLPDSEILVHGVSISPGKPTILARTGAKSVWGIPGHVASAMVVFMVFIRPMLNVLSGKPTTDDGPFGRISARLSRNLASAQGRDDFIRVRLARESDGWVAIPVLGKSGLISTLVEADGLVRIDRNTEGLYEGDEVQVLNLRH; translated from the coding sequence ATGGAACTGTTTTTCAATGTTGTGAGTACGGAAAAAGTCCTCGAAATCGTTCAATCGTTCGGCCCCCTGGAACCGGAGACCATTGTCCTGGACGACGCCCTCGACCGGGTCTTGGCCGAACCTGTGACGTCCCCTGAGGACCTTCCGCCGTTTCCCCGTTCAACAGTGGATGGCTACGCGGTAAGGGCCCGCGATACGTTCGGCGGATCCGAGCAGATGCCGGCCCTGCTCCATATTGCGGGCGACATCGGCATGGCGGAAGAAGCGGAGTTTGAACTCGGACCGGGCGAGGCGGCGCGCATTCCCACGGGCGGAATGCTGCCCAGGGGTGCGGATGCGGTAGTCATGGCGGAATATTCCCATGCCCTCGATGGGCAAACGATCGAGATCTCGAAGTCGCTGACCCCCTGGGAGAACGTCATCCAACCAGGTGAAGACGTGGCCCTGGGACAGACGGTGATCGGAAAGGGCGCCGTGCTGAGGGCTCAGGAACTGGGGCTCCTGGCGGGCCTCGGTATCCGGAACGTCCCGGTCTTCCGTCGACCCCGGGTCGCCATCCTGTCCACCGGAGATGAACTGGTTTCACCCGGGGAAACGCCCGGAGCAGGGCAGGTCCGGGACATCAACAGCGTGACCCTGGCAGCCTTGAGCCGGCAGGCCGGGGCCCTGGTGTTCGACCTGGGGCTAGTGCGGGACGATTTCGAGGCCCTGAAATGTAAAACGACCGAGGGTCTCGAGTCGGCCGACATGCTCCTGATATCCGGGGGAAGTTCCGTGGGCGCTCGAGATTTTACCCTGTCCGTGTTCCGGTCTCTGCCCGATTCGGAGATCCTGGTTCACGGCGTAAGCATCAGCCCGGGCAAGCCCACCATCCTGGCTCGGACAGGCGCGAAATCGGTCTGGGGTATACCGGGCCATGTGGCTTCGGCCATGGTCGTGTTTATGGTGTTTATTCGGCCCATGCTGAACGTGCTGAGCGGAAAGCCAACCACCGACGACGGGCCTTTTGGACGGATCTCGGCCCGGCTCAGCCGCAACCTGGCTTCGGCGCAAGGGCGCGACGATTTCATACGGGTCCGGTTGGCGCGGGAGTCTGACGGGTGGGTGGCCATTCCTGTTTTGGGCAAATCCGGCCTCATTTCCACGCTGGTGGAAGCCGACGGTCTGGTGCGGATCGATCGCAACACCGAGGGCCTCTACGAGGGAGATGAAGTGCAAGTGTTGAATCTGAGGCATTAG
- a CDS encoding DNA helicase UvrD, which produces MKFIADLHVHSRFSVATSKDMDLPHIHHWAQLKGIQVLATGDCTHPKWFQEIQEQLVPTGNGLFALSPDYDFSKRNGVPQSCRSEVRFVLSAEISTIYKKNGKVRKVHHLLLLPDVDTASRLNAKLDRIGNIRSDGRPILGLDSRDLVELALEVSPEILFIPAHAWTPHFSVLGAKSGFNSVEDCYGDLTGHIFAIETGLSSDPPMNWRISGLDGFALVSNSDAHSPSKLGRNANLFDCEVSFAGIARALHTRRGLSGTLDMYPQEGKYHYDGHRPCGRSMSPEETIQSRYLCPDCNAKVTVGVMHRVAELADRPAGYRPSGSPVCKHIVPVIEVLSEVMEKGVNTQPVQRLYMDLLNRLGPELHILLETSLPLLREHGSELIAEAILRVRDGRLHISPGYDGVFGKIRIFDAEDRAKYSKQLSLF; this is translated from the coding sequence ATGAAGTTTATCGCCGATCTGCATGTGCATTCCCGATTTTCCGTTGCCACGAGCAAGGACATGGACCTGCCCCACATTCACCACTGGGCGCAGCTCAAAGGGATACAGGTCCTCGCCACCGGGGATTGCACGCACCCCAAATGGTTCCAGGAGATACAGGAGCAATTGGTCCCAACGGGCAACGGGCTGTTTGCTCTTTCCCCCGATTACGATTTTTCTAAAAGGAACGGTGTGCCGCAGAGCTGCCGATCGGAGGTCCGTTTCGTACTCTCGGCGGAGATCAGCACGATCTACAAGAAAAACGGCAAGGTCCGAAAAGTGCACCATCTGCTGCTGCTGCCCGATGTAGACACCGCTTCAAGACTGAACGCAAAGCTCGACCGAATAGGGAACATCCGATCCGATGGCAGACCCATTTTGGGATTGGACAGCCGGGATCTTGTGGAACTGGCGCTCGAAGTGTCGCCCGAAATCCTGTTTATTCCGGCACACGCCTGGACGCCCCATTTCAGCGTGTTGGGCGCCAAGTCCGGTTTCAACTCGGTCGAGGATTGCTATGGGGATTTGACCGGCCACATCTTCGCCATCGAAACGGGGCTTTCATCGGATCCACCTATGAATTGGCGGATATCCGGTTTAGACGGTTTCGCATTGGTGTCCAATTCGGACGCTCATTCCCCGTCCAAATTGGGACGCAATGCCAACCTGTTCGATTGCGAAGTATCCTTCGCCGGAATCGCGAGGGCTTTGCACACCCGAAGAGGGCTGTCCGGGACGCTGGACATGTATCCTCAGGAAGGCAAGTATCACTACGACGGCCATCGCCCGTGCGGCAGAAGCATGAGCCCGGAGGAAACGATACAAAGTCGATATCTGTGTCCGGATTGCAACGCGAAAGTTACGGTTGGAGTCATGCATCGGGTCGCCGAATTGGCGGATCGTCCCGCGGGATACCGGCCGTCGGGAAGCCCGGTCTGCAAACATATCGTTCCAGTGATTGAAGTGTTGTCCGAGGTCATGGAAAAAGGAGTGAACACCCAACCGGTGCAACGCCTCTACATGGACTTGCTGAACCGACTGGGTCCCGAGTTGCACATCCTCCTGGAAACGTCTCTGCCGCTCCTGCGAGAACACGGTTCCGAACTCATTGCTGAGGCCATCCTGCGCGTGCGTGACGGCAGGTTGCATATATCCCCTGGTTATGACGGCGTTTTCGGAAAGATCCGGATTTTCGATGCAGAAGATCGCGCCAAATATTCCAAGCAATTGAGTCTGTTCTAG